The DNA region GATGATCGGGCTCAGTTGCTTGCAGGGCCCGCACCACTCCGCCCAGAGGTCGACGACGACGGGAACGGTGCGCGAGAGCTCGAGGATCTGCCCGAACGTCTCGTCGGTCGCATCCACGACGACATCGGGCAGTCCCGGGGCGGGGGCGCCCTCTGCGGGAGATGCGGGCCGGTTGCGGAGACTCGACAGGTCGACGGCACCGCGCAGGGCGGCAGGAGAGATCTCACTCATTTGATCACCTTCACGGACAGGAGGTCCTGGTGGGCTGCCAGGAGCCGGATCTGCTCCGTCGAGCCCTTTGCCGGGACCGAGAAGAACAGCTGGAACTCGTAGGTCGTCTCGACGCCCTTCGCGGACTCGGTCGCGTCGGTGAGGGCCTTTGCTTGTGCATTGTCGCCGAAACGGATGGAGACGTCGTCTCCCGTCGGCGTCACCGTCTCGGTGTCGGTGAGGGTGACGGCGACGATCGCGCCGCTGTCCAGAGTCGTCATCGAGATGGGGGCATCCGTCGTCGGAGCCATGTCGAAGGCGGCCTTCGACGTGTCGGCGGCGCCCTTGTCGGCGAGAGCCTGGATCACGGCCTGACGGCTGTCGGTGATCGACTTGGCGTAGGTCAGCGCCAGATCGTCGAACATGTCGTAGAACTCGCTCTGCTCCCCCTGGTCCACCACATCGGCGAAGGTCGAGGCGAGGTTCGCCGGTGGGATCGTCAGGAACGCGGAATCGGACGGAACGAGCGAGGTCCCGAGCCAGGATGCGGCGACCTCGGGAAAGACCGCGTCAGCAGACATCTCGGCGATGTTCGAGACCTTGTAGTTCGACCAGGGGTCGGCCTGCGTCATCGTGAGGACCACCGGCGGCACCGTGTCATCCCCTGTCTTCGACAGCATCAGTACTGTGCGCGGCCACTGATCTGTCGCTTCCGGCAGCACGACCTCGACCTGATCGGTCGGGATCGCCGCGGGCGGAACGGTGTCCGGGAGCTTCGAGCGCAGAGCATACTCAGTGGTCCGCGCTGCGAGAGCGGGCCCCTCGAAGCGGGTAGCGAGCAGGTCGAGGTCGAGTGCCGCGTCGGCTTCGCTCACCGTGCCGGCGAGCGTCTTCAAGATGCGCTTGGCCTGCGCTTCGGTCACCGCAGGGGGCTTCTGGTTCTCCGGCGCGATCACCGTCGGACTCGGAGACGGAGTCGGCGAGGCGTCGCCCAGCTGCGGCCACGAGTCCGACGAGCACCCGGCGGCAAGAAGCGCCGTGAGCCCGAGAGCCGGAAGCGCGAGCATGCGACGACGGCGAGGCCGCGTCGCTGCGCGCATGGAGGTCTTCGCGTCGGGGTCCTTGCTCTCGTCCACGATCTCCGCCTCCTCGACGTCTCCGTCGGTCGGCGCCGCCGTTCCTGCGGAGGGTTCGCTGCGCGGAGTGCCGGACTCCTCGATCGCCGCGCGCTCAGACGGCGGAAGAACCGCGACGTCGATCGGTTCGGTCGCCGGGAGCGGACCCGGGCCCTTGCGCCGGGGGCCGCGACCGCGGCGCTGATGGCGGATCGCGAGCACGTAGAGGATGAGGCCGAGCAGCAGCACGATTCCCCCGGCGACCATGAGAGGTCCCGCCCACGGCGTCGAGTTGTCCAGCGGCCAGGAGACCACGATGTCATCCGGCGCATCGGCTGTGCCGTCGTAGGCGACGAGCATGCTCGTGCCCTCGGGCAACTGCATGTTCTCGGCCGTGAGACGGTTGTCCTTGACGAACGAGTCGAGCCAGAGATCGGATCCCCGCGGATCACGCCCCGCGGACTCCGCGTCGGCGGAGTCGCCCTCAGCGCCGTCGCTCGGAGCATCGGTCTCGCCGTCAGCGGAGGGCGCCGTGACGTGCTCGACCGCCAGATCGCCGTTCTTCTTCAGCGTGACCTGGTTGTAGTCGGAGTCGGCGAGCCAGGCCTCCATGTCGGCGGTGCGACCATAGCTGCCGAAGATCTCGCCCTCCCCCCGGACGATCAGCGTCTGCGCGCCTGGATTCGCCCGAAGCACGTCGCCGTCGATGAGGACGAAGGGTGCCGGTTCATCGATCTCGACCTGGGTCTGCTGAGTGTCCGGCCCCATGAAGATGGTGCGCTGAGCAATCCCCGCGCCGATCAGCACGGCAGCCAGCACGAAGGCCACCACGGCCCATACGAAACGCACGAATAGTCTCCTCACGCATCGCCGGCACTTGCCAGCGACGCAACACTCGACATTTCAGACTAGCGAAATCAGCTGTGTGTTGCCCACGAGCAGGTTCAGTGCGGGCCGGACCGGCACGTCGTCGGTGCCGAGCCGGACGCTCTGGATAGCCTTGCTGCATCCGTCCTCGAGGAGCCTCCGAATGAAGATCCACAATCCCTTCCGCACCGCCCTGGTGGCGACGCTCGGCGTGGGATTGGGCATCCTGCTGATCAACAGCGTGCAGAACCTCTCCACGGTTCTGCTCTATCTCGGCACGGCTCTCTTCCTCAGTCTCGGACTCGATCCGCTCGTCTCGTTCCTGGAGCGCCGGCGTCTCCCCCGATGGCTCGCTGTCATCGTCACGATCCTCGCGGTGCTCGGCATCTTCGTCGGCATCGTGCTCATCGTCCTTCCCGTGCTGGTCGACCAGATCTCCCAGCTGATCGCCCAGATCACGGCGATCGTGCAACGCGGTACCGCGATCGACGACCTCAAGCAGTGGATGACGGACGCGTTCCCCAACCTGAGGGTCGATGATGTCTTCACCTACGTCGAGGACTGGCTCACCACGAACCTGACCGAGATCGGCGGCTCCATCGGCCAAGGGTTCCTCGTGGCGAGTGGCGCCGTGCTCAGCGGCCTGTTCGGTGCGTTCATCGTCCTCATCCTGACGATCTATCTCACGGCTTCCACGCCGTCCCTCAAACGGGCGGTCTACCAGTTGGCTCCGGCGTCGAAACGAGACAGGTTCATCGACCTGTCCGAACAGATCACGGATTCGGTCGGCTATTACGTCATGGGGCAGGTGACGCAGGGTGTGATCAACGGCGTGCTCAGCGCGATCTTCCTGTCGATCATCCAAGCGCCGTTCCCCGCCGTCCTCGCGGTGATCGCGTTCTTCTTCTCCCTGATCCCGCTCGTCGGCACCCTGACCGGCTCCACGATCATCGTGCTGGTGTGTCTCATCCCCGGACTGGGCTCTCCGGCGACCGCGATCGCCGCTGCGATCTACTACCTGATCTACATGCAGATCGAGGCCTACATCATCTCGCCGCGCATCATGAGTCGTGCGGTCTCGGTACCGGGGGCGGTCGTCGTGGTCGCGGCACTCGCCGGAGGAAGCCTTCTCGGTCTGCTGGGCGCGCTGATCGCCATCCCGGTCGCCGCGAGCATCCTGATCATCTACCGGCAGGTGCTCATCCCGCGGATGAACGAGCTCTGAACCCGCTGCGCGTCAGTCGTCGGTCGGCCAGTGCGTGGCGAGAGGCAGTGCCGCAGGATTGACCGCGGCCACGATCTCCGTCAGCACGCGTCGCGTCTGGGTCTCGCCCACCCAGAGGTGCTTACCCCCGTCCACCGCGATCAGTTGTGCGTGCGGGATCGCAGCGAACCTCTCGCGGGCCTCGGCGGGGCGCAGGTAGTCATCCAGCTCCGGTACCAGGACGACCACGCGTCGGTCGATCGTCGCCCACGCGGCGACCTCTTCCGGTGTCGCGCGGTGCAAGGGCGGCGAAAGGAGGATGATCCCCTCGATGTCGTGCTGCCGACCGTACTTCAACGCGAGTTCCGTGCCGAAGGACCATCCCAGCAGCCAGGGTCGAGGCAGAGCGCGTTCACGCACGAAGTCCATCGCCGCGGCGACGTCGAACTGTTCGGACGCCCCGCCGTCGAAAGATCCGTCACTGGTCCCACGAGGTGATGCGGTCCCCCTCGTGTTGAATCGCAGCACGGCCAGATCCGCCAGAGCGGGCAGACGTGCAGCCGCTTTGCGGATGATGTGCGAATCCATGAACCCGCCGGCCGTAGGCAGGGGATGAAGCGTCACGAGAGTCGCGACAGGAGTCGTGGTCTCCGGCACGGCGAGCTCTCCGACCAACGTGAGACCGTCGGCGGTCTTCAGCTCGATGTCTTCGCGTCGCGCCGGAAGCTCCAGTGGTCCTCGGATCTCGATGCTCATGCAAGCCTCCAACAGTGTGTGTGCCAGTGTCGCCGTGCGGCGAGGTCAGCCGCGTCGCCGAGCACGCCGTCCGCGCGCCAGGCGACGAGATGAGCGGTTCCGGCGACGATCGATCGACCGCAGCCCGGGCAGAGATAGTCCTTCTGCGCCTGCGCCCCGGAAACCGGTTGCACGGTCCACTCACCGCCGCGGCGGGTCTCGGTACGCTTCCAGCCCGCGAGGAGGCGATCGAAGGAGTCCTCGGGGTCAGGGCGCTCCGAAGGACGTCTGCGAGAGCGGGGCATACTGCCTGCTCACCACCAGTGGTTGTTGACCCAGAAGTTGTACGCACCGGCCCAGCTGCCGTAGCGGCCGGTGGCGTATCCGGTCGCCCAGCGAAGGTTGTCGACCGGGTTGTAGCCGTTGCCGGGCACCTTGCTGCATGGCAGCGCCTGCACCAGACCGCAGGCACCGGAGGACTTGTTCGTGGCGTTCGGGTTCCAACCGCTCTCGCGGGACACGACGTAGTCGACGTACTGCCAGTCGCTCTGCGCGATGCCGGCTGCCGCCATCCACTCTGCAGGAGCACCGCCTCCCGTGTACGGAGGAAGGCTACCTCCGGAAGACTTTCCGGAGGATCCCCCACGGGGTGCTGCAGCCACGGTCGGGACCGGAGCCGGCTTCGGCTTCACATAGACCTCGAATCCTCCGCGCACGACGGGTGCGATCTCGGCACCTTCGACGGTGACGGTGAGGTTCTGAGTGTCCGCGAGCGCAAGCGAATAGGCGGAGTCCGGCGACTCCTCAGGGGCGGGTGCGGCCAATGCCACCCCGGTCGGTGCGACCAATGCACCGGCGAAACCCACGACGGCGAGGGCACTGAAGACCCCGACGACACCACGGCTGCGAGACCAGCGTCGTGTGCCCGTGCGCGCCAAACGAGCCTTCACCGCGGGCACCGGCGAGAGGTCGTTTCTTTCGAGATTCATGTCGTTTCGGGAGTTCACGATGAGGGACAGTCTACGCAAGAGTGCCTGGATCGACCATCAGGAACCTCAGCGAACGGCGAGAATCACGTCGATCGTGGCGTCCAGAAGGGCATCCACCTGCTCCTCGCGGTATCCCCCACGCTGCATCCGAAACGCCGCCGAGCGCAACTGCTCGGCAGTCAGCGCATCGCCGTCACGGAGATACCGCACGATACGCGTCGACACATGATCGACCTCATCGAGACGGTACCCGAAGGTGAGCACCCCGGTACGGGCGAAGCGGTGGCGCCGTGGTCGCGCCAGGTGATCCAGGATCACCTGCGCGTCTGCTCTGGCCTGCTCCACCCAGGCACCTGCTCCCGCGGATCGCACCGCGCGTTCGCGTTCTCGAGCGGCGAAGGCGTCTTCGACACGGCCGAGCGCCGCGTCGACATCCGCGACGACGTATCCGTTCTTCACCAGCGGGAAGGAGGCCGTCCGCACATCGTCCGCGCTGAGTTCATCGCGGCCCGCCTCGAACGCGCGGCGGGCAGATGCGAGGAACGTGTCGACGGCTGCCCGGTGATAGCCACGCACCCGACCTGAGGTGAGTGCGAATGCCGGCGGCGTCGATTCCGCCTGTTCGTCGAGCTGATCTTCGTTCATCACAGAACCACCCAAGGAGAGAAGAGGAAATACAGGCAGAGCGCCGGGATCGTCGAGGGCAGAATGCTGTCGAGTCGATCGAGCAGCCCTCCGTGCCCGGGGAGCCAGGAGCTCATGTCCTTGATGCCGAGGTCGCGCTTGAGCATCGATTCACCAAGGTCCCCCAGTGTCGCGGAGAGCAGGATCGACGCGCCGAAGATCACGCCGCACCACCACGGCAGCTCCAGGAGGAAGATCGCGAGCAGCACCCCCGCAGCGAGCGAGGCGATGACGGCGCCGCCGAAACCCTCCCAGGTCTTCTTCGGGCTGATCTTCGGAGCCATCGGGTGACGGCCGAAGGCGAGACCGGCGGCGTACGCGCCCGTG from Microbacterium sp. SY138 includes:
- a CDS encoding transglycosylase SLT domain-containing protein — encoded protein: MNLERNDLSPVPAVKARLARTGTRRWSRSRGVVGVFSALAVVGFAGALVAPTGVALAAPAPEESPDSAYSLALADTQNLTVTVEGAEIAPVVRGGFEVYVKPKPAPVPTVAAAPRGGSSGKSSGGSLPPYTGGGAPAEWMAAAGIAQSDWQYVDYVVSRESGWNPNATNKSSGACGLVQALPCSKVPGNGYNPVDNLRWATGYATGRYGSWAGAYNFWVNNHWW
- a CDS encoding DivIVA domain-containing protein yields the protein MNEDQLDEQAESTPPAFALTSGRVRGYHRAAVDTFLASARRAFEAGRDELSADDVRTASFPLVKNGYVVADVDAALGRVEDAFAARERERAVRSAGAGAWVEQARADAQVILDHLARPRRHRFARTGVLTFGYRLDEVDHVSTRIVRYLRDGDALTAEQLRSAAFRMQRGGYREEQVDALLDATIDVILAVR
- a CDS encoding AI-2E family transporter; its protein translation is MKIHNPFRTALVATLGVGLGILLINSVQNLSTVLLYLGTALFLSLGLDPLVSFLERRRLPRWLAVIVTILAVLGIFVGIVLIVLPVLVDQISQLIAQITAIVQRGTAIDDLKQWMTDAFPNLRVDDVFTYVEDWLTTNLTEIGGSIGQGFLVASGAVLSGLFGAFIVLILTIYLTASTPSLKRAVYQLAPASKRDRFIDLSEQITDSVGYYVMGQVTQGVINGVLSAIFLSIIQAPFPAVLAVIAFFFSLIPLVGTLTGSTIIVLVCLIPGLGSPATAIAAAIYYLIYMQIEAYIISPRIMSRAVSVPGAVVVVAALAGGSLLGLLGALIAIPVAASILIIYRQVLIPRMNEL
- a CDS encoding glycosyl transferase: MRFVWAVVAFVLAAVLIGAGIAQRTIFMGPDTQQTQVEIDEPAPFVLIDGDVLRANPGAQTLIVRGEGEIFGSYGRTADMEAWLADSDYNQVTLKKNGDLAVEHVTAPSADGETDAPSDGAEGDSADAESAGRDPRGSDLWLDSFVKDNRLTAENMQLPEGTSMLVAYDGTADAPDDIVVSWPLDNSTPWAGPLMVAGGIVLLLGLILYVLAIRHQRRGRGPRRKGPGPLPATEPIDVAVLPPSERAAIEESGTPRSEPSAGTAAPTDGDVEEAEIVDESKDPDAKTSMRAATRPRRRRMLALPALGLTALLAAGCSSDSWPQLGDASPTPSPSPTVIAPENQKPPAVTEAQAKRILKTLAGTVSEADAALDLDLLATRFEGPALAARTTEYALRSKLPDTVPPAAIPTDQVEVVLPEATDQWPRTVLMLSKTGDDTVPPVVLTMTQADPWSNYKVSNIAEMSADAVFPEVAASWLGTSLVPSDSAFLTIPPANLASTFADVVDQGEQSEFYDMFDDLALTYAKSITDSRQAVIQALADKGAADTSKAAFDMAPTTDAPISMTTLDSGAIVAVTLTDTETVTPTGDDVSIRFGDNAQAKALTDATESAKGVETTYEFQLFFSVPAKGSTEQIRLLAAHQDLLSVKVIK
- a CDS encoding alpha/beta fold hydrolase, producing the protein MSIEIRGPLELPARREDIELKTADGLTLVGELAVPETTTPVATLVTLHPLPTAGGFMDSHIIRKAAARLPALADLAVLRFNTRGTASPRGTSDGSFDGGASEQFDVAAAMDFVRERALPRPWLLGWSFGTELALKYGRQHDIEGIILLSPPLHRATPEEVAAWATIDRRVVVLVPELDDYLRPAEARERFAAIPHAQLIAVDGGKHLWVGETQTRRVLTEIVAAVNPAALPLATHWPTDD